A single genomic interval of Antechinus flavipes isolate AdamAnt ecotype Samford, QLD, Australia chromosome 1, AdamAnt_v2, whole genome shotgun sequence harbors:
- the BAIAP3 gene encoding BAI1-associated protein 3 → MSTLLDIKSSVLRQVQRSQSFRRRADESAPSGAGSSSSLQEGGPEASVSREEGDEGDFFSKMKLILKKKETRQRLGRLEGVLHSSAPPPREPLGPSHAAESLPPTKKEVEMLFEEALYTVCYRSGVPSPEHVASEDKLFDYLQKVFSMSSSELEAALHRVKEAKPPTYSLKVTVVRAKNLLAKDANGFSDPYCMLGILIGQSPREQGEKKERKFSFRKRKEKVEKRNSARDVLPAKYIQVTEVKNSTLNPVWNEHFLFEIDDAANDQLHLDIWDHDDDVSVAEACKKLNEVIGFKGMGRYFKQIVKSARANGMAGASEDNADDFLGCLNIPIREIPVTGLDKWFRLEPRSSSSRVQGDCHLILKLITTQRDTSMSRRMSGFQVHGLLLSQLLQFEHGQDQPEAYSWKGELSGPAVTILSHHGTQTDLSALQLAMIHWQASSQHHQACSLDYCYLLELLGTIQEQWGEAAAALPRDQEESLAGSFISFVEHALLLLRQLRELFPVTNSNAIGRLEFLLRCLSQIHSLQPFRMVCPFQNELHVDIATALKKGTQDWYERLQRSWSPLGKPGLECLPGLISLADAVYDDLQASHSVYGKLFVSIVKVDLFGITYRQLEKLVAEEVQAPVEELSAGPEPGSAPGLFELYITLAEIQRLRTHLLTKDSPALALPGFHIQFLPAIRLWLQTLRDKTRQRLQKAVDVDKLEPVDATSKHSSSAADASLCFSQTQELWAQLAWPEPAEALDLVTQLAEDICEAALYYPELVRKKVDTRPLALGEAVSEPLCIALNNVEHVRKATGQVLRGLEWPEPGGGSPGGLPRALKNRLLAMDEDLQREARNMIAHLTAKMVGDIKKYVQHISLSPDSIQNEEAIAPLMKYLDDKLILLSDSLVKENLCRVLEALWDLLLQVILQVLGANRDVSAEFYRRFYYTLEALVDFFHAEGQGLPLESLRDGHYKTLEEELRLNKCSTSECIEQYYLDKLKQGGGTTLSQRSMEQNKYGRLSVRCYYEAAEQRLAVEVLHAADLIALDANGLSDPFVIVELCPHHIFPLARSQRTQVKTKTLHPVYDELFHFSVPAELCRHRAACVVFTVMDHDWLSTNDFAGEAALALSNISGLSRPQVGSSVRSMQPTTLHLRRPKANVKSALRMLEGRMDREAQEFVKKLKEMEKSMGDD, encoded by the exons ATGTCGACTTTACTGGATATCAAAAGCAGCGTGCTGAGGCAGGTCCAGAGGAGCCAGTCTTTTAGGAGGAGGGCTGATGAGTCAGCCCCATCTGGGGCAGGATCCAGTTCCTCTCTGCAAGAAGGTGGGCCGGAAGCAAGTGTGTCCAG GGAGGAAGGCGATGAAGGTGATTTCTTTTCCAAGATGAAATTGAttctgaagaagaaagaaactagacAGCGATTGGGACGGCTGGAG GGGGTCCTACACAGCAGTGCCCCTCCTCCTAGGGAGCCCCTGGGTCCTAGCCATGCTGCTGAAAGCCTGCCGCCAACCAAGAAGGAG GTGGAAATGCTCTTTGAGGAAGCCCTGTACACTGTGTGCTACAGATCAGGGGTGCCGTCCCCGGAGCATGTGGCCAGTGAAGACAAGCTCTTTGACTATCTTCAGAAG GTGTTCAGTATGAGTTCTTCTGAACTGGAGGCAGCCCTGCACCGAGTGAAAGAGGCCAAG CCTCCTACGTACTCTTTGAAAGTCACAGTGGTGAGGGCCAAGAACCTCCTGGCCAAGGATGCCAATG GGTTCAGTGACCCGTACTGCATGCTGGGCATCCTGATCGGCCAGAGCCCCCGCGAgcagggggaaaagaaagagcgGAAATTCAGTTTtcgaaagagaaaagagaaagtagagaaaCGCAACAGCGCTCGAGATGTTCTCCCGGCCAAGTACATCCAGGTCACTGAAGTCAAGAACAGCACCCTGAACCCTGTCTGGAACGAGCACTTCTTATT TGAAATAGATGATGCTGCCAATGACCAGCTGCATCTGGACATATG GGACCACGATGATGACGTCTCTGTGGCGGAGGCCTGCAAAAAACTTAACGAAGTGATTGGCTTCAAAGGAATGGGCAG GTATTTCAAACAGATTGTCAAATCAGCCCGGGCTAATGGGATGGCGGGAGCCTCAGAAGACAATGCTGACGATTTCCTGGGCTGCCTCAACATCCCCATTCGA GAGATTCCTGTGACAGGCTTAGACAAATGGTTCAGGTTGGAGCCTCGATCAAGCTCTTCCCGTGTCCAGGGAGACTGCCACCTCATTCTCAAGCTGATCACTACACAG AGAGATACCAGCATGAGCCGAAGGATGTCGGGTTTCCAGGTGCATGGGCTGCTCCTCAGCCAGCTGCTTCAATTTGAACATGGCCAGGACCAG CCAGAGGCCTACAGCTGGAAGGGAGAGCTGAGTGGGCCTGCGGTCACTATTCTTTCCCACCACGGGACCCAGACAGACCTCTCAGCTCTGCAGCTTGCTATGAT ACACTGGCAAGCCAGCAGCCAGCACCATCAGGCCTGCAGCTTGGACTATTGCTACCTTCTGGAACTCCTCGGAACCATTCAGGAACAGTGGGGAGAGGCAGCCGCTGCTCTACCCAGAGACCAG GAGGAGAGCCTGGCCGGCAGCTTCATCTCCTTCGTGGAGCACGCCCTCCTGCTGCTGAGACAGCTCCGGGAGCTCTTCCCCGTGACCAACAGCAACGCCATTGGCCGCCTCGAGTTCCTCCTGAG GTGTCTTAGTCAGATTCACAGCCTCCAGCCCTTTCGCATGGTCTGCCCATTCCAGAATGAGCTACATGTGGACATTGCCACAGCCCTGAAG AAAGGAACTCAGGACTGGTACGAAAGACTCCAGAGAAGCTGGAGCCCCCTGGGAAAG CCTGGGCTAGAATGTCTCCCCGGACTTATCAGCCTGGCAGATGCCGTGTACGATGACTTACAGGCCAGCCACAGCGTCTATGGGAAGCTTTTTGTcag CATTGTGAAGGTTGATTTGTTCGGCATCACCTACCGGCAGCTGGAGAAGCTG GTGGCTGAGGAGGTCCAGGCTCCGGTGGAGGAGCTGAGCGCGGGGCCGGAGCCGGGTAGTGCCCCAGGCCTCTTTGAGCTCTACATCACCCTGGCAGAGATCCAGCGCCTGAGAACCCACCTCCTTACCAA GGACAGCCCTGCCCTGGCCCTGCCAGgcttccacattcagttcctccCAGCTATCCGCCTGTGGCTGCAGACCCTTAGGGATAAGACTCGTCAGCGACTCCAGAAAGCTGTAGATGTGGACAAG CTGGAGCCCGTGGACGCCACTTCCAAACACAGCAGCTCAGCCGCCGACGCCAGCCTCTGCTTCTCCCAGACCCAGGAGCTCTGGGCCCAGCTGGCCTGGCCGGAACCAGCCGAGGCCCTGGACTTAGTGACTCAGCTCGCGGAG GATATCTGTGAGGCTGCTCTATACTACCCAGAGCTGGTGCGGAAGAAGGTGGACACCCGGCCCCTGGCCCTGGGGGAAGCAGTGAGTGAGCCG CTTTGCATTGCCCTGAACAATGTGGAACACGTACGAAAAGCCACAGGACAAGTACTTCGGGGGCTGGAGTGGCCCGAGCCAGGTGGGGGATCCCCGGGGGGCCTCCCCAGAGCCCTGAAGAACCGACTGCTGGCCATGGATGAGGACCTTCAGAGAGAGGCCCGGAACATGATTGCGCACCTGACGGCCAAG ATGGTCGGAGACATTAAGAAGTATGTTCAACATATCAGTTTGTCGCCAGACTCGATCCAGAATGAAGAG GCTATAGCCCCTCTCATGAAATATCTGGATGACAAGCTGATTCTTCTCAGTGACTCCCTGGTGAAGGAAAACCTCTGCCG GGTGCTGGAAGCTCTCTGGGATCTGCTGCTTCAGGTCATTCTTCAGGTTCTGGGGGCCAACAGAGATGTCTCTGCCGAGTTTTACAGAAGGTTTTACTATACATTGGAG GCCTTAGTGGATTTTTTCCATGCAGAAGGGCAAGGATTGCCCCTGGAGAGTCTGAGGGATGGACACTACAAG ACCTTGGAGGAGGAATTACGCCTGAATAAATGCTCCACCAGTGAGTGCATTGAGCAGTATTACTTGGACAAGCTCAAACAG GGTGGGGGGACGACTCTCTCCCAGAGATCAATGGAGCAGAATAAGTACGGACGGTTGAGTGTCAGGTGTTACTACGAGGCAGCAGAACAGCGGCTGGCTGTGGAGGTGCTGCATGCTGCAGACTTAATTGCCCTGGATGCCAATG GCCTGAGTGATCCCTTTGTCATTGTTGAGCTCTGTCCCCACCACATTTTTCCACTGGCCCGAAGCCAGAGGACCCAGGTCAAGACCAAGACCCTACACCCTGTGTATGATGAGCTGTTTCACTT CTCAGTCCCTGCAGAGCTGTGCCGACATCGGGCGGCCTGCGTAGTCTTCACCGTCATGGACCATGACTGGCTGTCCACCAATGACTTTGCTGGGGAGGCTGCCTTGGCCCTGAGCAACATCAGTGGCCTTAGCAGACCCCAGGTGGGAAGCAGTGTGAGAAGCATGCAGCCAACAACTCTTCACCTCCGCAGGCCCAAAGCCAATG TGAAATCAGCACTGAGGATGCTGGAGGGAAGGATGGACAGAGAAGCACAGGAGTTTGTGAAGAAACtcaaagagatggagaagagcaTGGGAGACGATTAA